The following coding sequences lie in one Oncorhynchus kisutch isolate 150728-3 linkage group LG17, Okis_V2, whole genome shotgun sequence genomic window:
- the LOC109908094 gene encoding calcitonin gene-related peptide type 1 receptor translates to MWRILALWLPVLLLGVEVCHCEDVLESEEVPINPVSTTVTRSQILSAQFECYLKILHDPPHNEDGTFCNRTWDGWLCWSDSAPGTAMQLCPDYFQDFDPSEKATKVCNLDGQWFRHPESNRIWSNYTQCQMYTKDKLMFAFSLYYLAIVGHGLSVVSLIISLCIFSYFKSLSCQRISLHKNMFLSFIFNSICTVIWISAVAKNQQLGASYPIGCKILTVLNQYIFGSNYFWMLCEGIYLHTLIVVSVFVGEQQLGWYYVLGWGFPIIPAITHAVARGVFYDDRCWISSDTHLLYIIHGPFQAALLVNLFFLLNIVRVLITKLQVTHSAQSNAYMKAVRATLILIPLLGAQFILVPWRPEGHKARAIYEFTMNIFTHFQGLLVAIIFCFCNAEVQACLRRKWAQTKLVWKWTDSYSHYNTNSSVTETSRATVSLELTASEEDTIIKPGGSVHYRANGQSNGKRCTNREMDTPRILETTDI, encoded by the exons ATGTGGAGGATCCTAGCACTATGGCTTCCGGTGCTACTCCTGGGAGTTGAG GTGTGCCACTGTGAAGATGTGCTGGAATCAGAAGAGGTGCCTATCAACCCTGTGTCAACCACAGTGACCCGCAGCCAGATCCTCTCAGCTCAGTTTGAGTGCTACCTAAAGATTCTCCATGACCCACCACACAATGAAGATG GCACATTCTGTAACCGCACATGGGACGGATGGCTATGTTGGAGTGACTCTGCCCCTGGCACGGCCATGCAGCTCTGCCCTGATTACTTCCAGGACTTTGACCCCTCAG AGAAAGCGACCAAAGTGTGCAACTTGGATGGACAGTGGTTTCGTCACCCTGAGAGCAACCGTATTTGGTCCAATTACACCCAGTGTCAGATGTACACCAAGGATAAACTGATG TTTGCTTTCAGCTTGTACTACTTGGCCATTGTGGGACATGGATTGTCTGTGGTATCCCTCATCATCTCACTCTGCATCTTCTCCTACTTCAA GAGTCTGAGCTGCCAGAGGATCTCCCTCCATAAGAACATGTTCCTGTCCTTTATCTTCAACTCCATCTGCACCGTCATCTGGATCTCTGCTGTAGCCAAAAACCAGCAGCTGGGGGCCAGCTACCCT ATTGGATGCAAGATCCTGACAGTCCTGAACCAGTATATATTTGGCTCCAACTACTTCTGGATGCTGTGTGAGGGGATCTACTTGCACACTCTCATCGTCGTTTCTGTGTTTGTGGGAGAGCAGCAGCTGGGCTGGTATTATGTCCTTGGTTGGG gcTTCCCCATCATTCCTGCCATTACACATGCTGTGGCCCGCGGGGTCTTCTATGATGACAG ATGCTGGATCAGTTCCGACACACACCTGCTCTACATCATCCATGGTCCTTTCCAAGCTGCCCTGCTG GTGAACCTGTTCTTCCTACTCAACATAGTGCGTGTGCTGATCACCAAGCTGCAGGTGACCCACAGTGCGCAGTCCAATGCCTATATGAAGGCTGTGCGAGCCACTCTAATCCTGATACCTCTGCTGGGAGCCCAGTTCATCCTGGTTCCTTGGAGGCCTGAGGGACATAAGGCCAGGGCCATCTATGAGTTCACCATGAACATCTTCACACATTTCCAG GGACTCCTGGTCGCAATTATATTCTGCTTTTGCAATGCAGAG GTGCAGGCATGTCTTAGAAGGAAATGGGCCCAGACCAAGCTTGTGTGGAAATGGACAGATTCCTACTCCCACTACAACACCAACTCCTCTGTGACCGAGACGAGTCGCGCTACAGTCAGCCTGGAGCTCACTGCTTCTGAGGAGGACACCATCATTAAGCCAGGTGGCAGTGTGCACTACCGAGCCAATGGACAGAGCAACGGCAAGCGCTGCACCAATAGGGAGATGGACACGCCAAGGATCCTGGAAACCACTGACATCTGA